One Lachancea thermotolerans CBS 6340 chromosome F complete sequence DNA window includes the following coding sequences:
- the HIR2 gene encoding Hir2p (similar to uniprot|P32480 Saccharomyces cerevisiae YOR038C HIR2 Non-essential transcriptional corepressor involved in the cell cycle-regulated transcription of histone H2A H2B H3 and H4 genes recruits Swi-Snf complexes to histone gene promoters promotes heterochromatic gene silencing with Asf1p), giving the protein MKLLKYPRALHNGRIVACACVDDKLVTAGTSSVSVWPCSDLVGAAMDKTPAKEVRESFEILLSDGKSGPLKLIGGCPTQLYVSSDRAVFFANSWLEAREKSQFEPLFEVKSPACITDVQLDTSLHLMFVLVSQGVEGNYIALLSTENKREVDRIPLGASQPVTGVLDPLSQFFTVVCADRNVSVFQYSASGNFKLLNRLSHYLQVDPLRYRISMSPQADILPILNSVSGSTPAILLLDRKNGFKLKSTLVGHFDKCQAFQFSPKLYQKTLKSGAKSTYNLAASSGFDAGNIVIWNTRRLKPLLNTKCTDDSYVTDLQWTADGLALFATTNDGTLLIFAFRPEELGEVLPDNEVTKLRSQIPTLEPLPVVEKPVSRANSKANTPAQGPSGNVTKVNDKKKIAPTVIQSTSMEFNAPSYSVPKDLKRKPKDAAQQLSTKKQKHDLEPMDFLDTNLLMPSVSFSKMRLAAPKVRLSLIYKPTENEAFSLNVKNGSGNEQTPTILSLKLNESGQEKVVFEDFLPKLITICTAGENFWGCCSDDGTIYIYSDSGKKLLPPMIMGVPISFLEACGKFLLCLTSMGQLYCWDVERAALHFPPNSVYPLLSPNLRFSDDVLTRAENITMCTLTLNGVPIVTLSNGDGYMFDKAMESWMLINDSWWAYGSQYWNTTKTTIASTYADDAADKHDKKHQNWNSEAKGLSEELKENKKSILNYLESKTNDELNRKGRARALQKFAKTILMKEGYENLEEVVTLSHLENKLLVSLRLGENDEFLKLIVIYCIRLSEMGYRDRLDDVLQWLYNDGDYKVKTVAGVSAYELLKKIIVACADIRHVQRVTTSYATAIGLINESII; this is encoded by the coding sequence ATGAAGCTCCTAAAATATCCCAGAGCTTTGCACAATGGCCGGATTGTGGCTTGTGCATGTGTCGATGATAAATTGGTGACTGCCGGTACAAGCTCGGTCAGTGTTTGGCCCTGTAGCGATTTGGTTGGTGCTGCGATGGACAAAACGCCGGCTAAAGAGGTACGAGAGAGCTTCGAAATATTACTCTCAGATGGAAAATCAGGCCCATTGAAGCTCATAGGTGGGTGCCCAACACAGCTCTATGTGAGTTCTGATCGCGCTGTGTTCTTTGCAAATTCGTGGCTCGAGGCACGCGAAAAGTCTCAATTCGAGCCTTTATTCGAGGTTAAATCCCCTGCATGTATTACAGACGTACAGCTAGATACATCTTTGCACCTGATGTTTGTGCTGGTAAGCCAGGGTGTGGAAGGTAACTATATTGCACTACTCAGTACCGAAAACAAGCGCGAGGTTGACCGGATTCCTCTAGGCGCGTCTCAGCCAGTTACTGGGGTATTAGATCCTCTTAGTCAATTCTTTACTGTGGTTTGCGCTGACCGTAATGTTTCGGTTTTTCAGTACAGTGCGTCCGGTAACTTTAAACTTCTGAATAGGCTTTCGCACTACCTACAAGTCGACCCCCTCCGTTATCGTATCTCTATGTCTCCACAGGCCGACATTCTGCCCATTCTAAACTCCGTCAGCGGATCCACACCTGCTATTTTGCTCTTAGACAGGAAAAACGGTTTTAAGTTGAAATCAACATTGGTTGGACATTTTGACAAGTGCCAAGCGTTTCAGTTTTCTCCAAAACTCTACCAGAAAACTCTAAAATCAGGCGCTAAATCCACTTACAACTTGGCTGCCTCTTCTGGCTTTGATGCAGGAAACATCGTTATTTGGAACACGAGGCGTTTGAAACCTCTTCTAAATACAAAATGCACAGATGACTCCTATGTGACAGATTTGCAATGGACAGCAGACGGTTTGGCCCTTTTTGCTACCACTAATGATGGAACTTTACTTATATTTGCCTTTCGTCCAGAAGAGTTAGGAGAAGTTCTTCCAGACAACGAAGTAACCAAACTGAGGTCTCAAATTCCCACCCTTGAACCTCTtcctgttgttgaaaagcctgTCAGCAGGGCCAACTCAAAAGCAAATACACCGGCACAGGGGCCGTCAGGGAATGTCACAAAGGTAAATGATAAAAAGAAAATCGCCCCCACTGTTATTCAAAGCACTTCGATGGAATTCAATGCTCCCTCCTACAGCGTACCCAAAGATCTGAAAAGGAAGCCGAAAGATGCTGCACAGCAGCTTTCGACTAAAAAGCAGAAGCATGACTTAGAACCTATGGACTTTTTAGATACCAATCTTTTAATGCCATCTGTGTCGTTTTCGAAAATGCGACTTGCTGCACCCAAAGTTCGGCTATCACTCATTTACAAGCCTACCGAAAACGAAGCATTCTCGCTAAACGTGAAAAATGGATCTGGTAATGAGCAAACGCCCACTATACTCTCTCTCAAGCTTAACGAATCTGGCCAAGAGAAAGTCGTTTTCGAGGATTTCCTGCCGAAGCTAATAACAATTTGCACCGCCGGTGAAAACTTTTGGGGCTGCTGTAGTGATGATGGTACGATTTACATTTATTCTGACTCTGGTAAGAAGTTGCTGCCTCCAATGATAATGGGTGTTCCCATAAGCTTTTTAGAAGCTTGTGGAAAGTTTCTACTGTGCTTGACATCTATGGGACAACTCTACTGCTGGGACGTTGAGCGTGCCGCACTGCATTTTCCTCCCAACTCTGTGTATCCGCTTCTGAGCCCGAATCTACGTTTCTCGGATGACGTCCTCACTAGAGCAGAGAATATCACAATGTGTACATTGACTCTTAATGGGGTTCCGATAGTCACATTAAGCAACGGCGATGGGTACATGTTTGATAAAGCAATGGAAAGTTGGATGCTCATTAATGACTCATGGTGGGCTTACGGTTCTCAGTACTGGAATACCACAAAAACCACTATCGCTAGCACTTACGCAGATGATGCCGCTGACAAGCACGACAAGAAACACCAAAACTGGAATTCGGAAGCCAAAGGTCTATCAGAAgagttgaaagaaaacaaaaagagcataCTGAATTACTTGGAAAGCAAAACTAATGATGAACTCAACCGGAAAGGCCGGGCCCGCGCCTTGCAAAAGTTTGCGAAAACAATTTTAATGAAGGAGGGATACGAAAACTTAGAAGAAGTTGTAACATTGTCCCACTTAGAAAACAAACTTCTTGTGTCCTTGCGTTTGGGCGAGAATGATGAATTCCTCAAGCTAATAGTCATATATTGCATTAGGTTGAGTGAGATGGGTTACAGAGACCGTTTGGACGATGTGCTTCAATGGTTGTATAATGATGGGGACTACAAAGTGAAAACAGTTGCTGGGGTGTCCGCttatgagcttctcaagaagatcattgTTGCATGTGCCGACATAAGGCATGTACAGAGGGTCACAACCAGTTACGCTACTGCAATTGGGCTGATCAATGAGTCAATAATATAA
- the CKB2 gene encoding casein kinase 2 regulatory subunit CKB2 (similar to uniprot|P38930 Saccharomyces cerevisiae YOR039W CKB2 protein kinase CK2 beta' subunit): MADVEMTEARLDTAEGSISSEYVEFWIDLFLGRKGHEYFCDVDTDYITDRFNLINLQKTVNKFTQVIQYIVDELDDGVLEQMSSARLEQLEHDARKLYGLIHARYVITIKGLQKMLQKYKEADFGRCPRVYCNFQPLLPVGLHDTPGVDCVKLYCPCCEDLYIPKSSRHSAIDGAYFGTSFPGMFLQAFPEMVPPRPVKRYVPRIFGFELHKQAQVARWQELQRRKLVHSLEQRGIDGGWK, encoded by the coding sequence ATGGCAGACGTTGAGATGACGGAAGCAAGGTTGGACACAGCAGAGGGAAGCATATCATCTGAATACGTGGAGTTCTGGATCGACCTGTTTTTAGGACGCAAGGGACACGAATACTTTTGTGATGTGGATACGGACTATATCACTGACCGGTTTAACCTCATCAACCTGCAAAAGACCGTTAACAAGTTCACTCAAGTTATCCAGTACATCGTGGATGAGCTGGACGATGGCGTCCTGGAGCAGATGTCCAGCGCACggctggagcagctggagcaCGACGCCCGCAAGTTGTATGGCTTGATTCACGCACGGTACGTGATTACGATCAAGggtcttcaaaagatgCTGCAGAAATACAAGGAGGCAGACTTTGGACGGTGTCCGCGCGTTTACTGCAACTTCCAACCGCTGCTGCCCGTAGGGCTGCATGACACGCCGGGCGTGGACTGCGTAAAACTTTACTGCCCATGTTGCGAGGATCTCTACATTCCCAAGTCTTCACGGCACAGCGCTATTGACGGTGCGTATTTTGGCACCAGTTTCCCAGGGATGTTTCTTCAGGCGTTCCCGGAGATGGTGCCGCCTCGCCCTGTGAAGCGGTACGTGCCCCGTATTTTTGGCTTCGAACTTCACAAGCAGGCGCAGGTCGCACGCTGGCAAGAGCTACAGCGTCGCAAGTTAGTGCATTCGCTGGAGCAGCGCGGCATTGACGGGGGCTGGAAGTAG
- the CCC2 gene encoding Cu(2+)-transporting P-type ATPase CCC2 (similar to uniprot|P38995 Saccharomyces cerevisiae YDR270W), which produces MGKGKVAVYHVEGMTCGACAVAIETELKRVKGVKDVTVSLATNECRVEFDGQQVEQPALKGAIMDCGFDATLAKQQQEVPSLQEQSSAVFSVQHMTCGACVATITQNISAERGVLEVDVSLATEECHVVFVPEMITPAQIKEIIDDSGFEAELINGAVATKSQSSQVRQASLKVLGMTCGSCVSTVESTLAEMPGVLSVQVSLATEEAEMQYDSSIIGIRDMARKIEELGFESTAVNSYDNTAQVKQLAKVREIFFWKHTCVRACLSMVFMLLLYKFIPRLSPKVRSWALYQQSPIPGLFYRDIVGFMVTCYVQFWVGRHFYKAGFKSIKHGSGSMDTIVLLSTLCSFAFSLYSIANNIIKKSDKLPNVVFDASTMLIGFISVGKLLENKAKSRTNTSLSKLISLAPSTCTIIENGEPREIPVEYLQVGDVVEIKPGARLPTDGVIIQGESEIDESLITGESLMVPRYKGSPVIAGSINGPNHFLFTATSVGDDTKLSHIIQTMKQAQLNKAPIQHYADYLASKFVPTILMLALITFATWLVLSHVLSQPPAIFNDPNGKFFVCLEMTISVIVVACPCALGLAAPTAIMVGTGLGARHGVLIKGGDILEKCNTLGTFLFDKTGTLTTGHMTVHEYCAMGGSSSLSTEQLLCINAAEAVSEHPVAKALVDYTSQQLAGCSKTAIVTKSQVVLSGGLICDCELDGKSYHVVIGNKNVLQRESLPSASNNTVAYVEIDGEVIGRFEITDLIKKDAAEVVKYLQEKGHRVCMVTGDNRDSALKAAGELGIESSNVFSELTPTGKNQLVRDLQEGSGQNVAFVGDGINDSPALVTSDLGVSISTGTDIAMEAADLIILSRSDHENATLRELVYALDIAQKTFRRVKINFFWALCYNLFMLPIAMGVLVPWNITLDPIVAVACMAASSVSVVGSSLLLNGWKPPALEVSANTGNRSMWSSLAKVFRGRHDAQPDDIELQAGLIPHAASSNSLEE; this is translated from the coding sequence ATGGGTAAAGGCAAAGTTGCAGTGTACCATGTGGAAGGCATGACGTGTGGGGCGTGCGCCGTGGCGATTGAAACGGAGCTTAAACGCGTAAAAGGTGTCAAAGATGTGACTGTTTCACTAGCCACAAACGAATGCAGGGTGGAGTTTGACGGGCAGCAGGTCGAGCAGCCGGCTTTGAAGGGGGCCATTATGGACTGTGGTTTTGACGCAACGCTTgcaaaacaacaacaagaagtgCCAAGCCTTCAAGAGCAAAGCTCAGCGGTGTTTTCGGTGCAGCACATGACCTGCGGAGCTTGTGTTGCGACGATCACACAAAACATAAGCGCTGAGCGCGGTGTTCTGGAAGTGGACGTCTCTCTAGCCACTGAAGAATGTCATGTGGTTTTTGTACCGGAAATGATCACTCCCGCGCAGATCAAAGAGATCATCGACGACAGCGGGTTCGAGGCAGAGCTTATTAATGGCGCCGTTGCAACAAAGTCACAAAGTTCACAAGTACGCCAAGCATCACTAAAGGTACTGGGAATGACTTGCGGCTCGTGCGTCTCTACTGTTGAGTCCACACTAGCTGAGATGCCCGGAGTTTTATCGGTTCAGGTGTCGCTGGCGacagaagaagctgaaatgCAATATGACTCTAGTATTATCGGTATCCGTGATATGGCGCGcaaaattgaagaactcgGATTTGAAAGCACGGCAGTCAACTCATATGACAATACGGCACAAGTTAAACAGTTAGCTAAGGTGCGTGAgattttcttctggaagcACACCTGCGTAAGGGCATGTCTCAGCATGGTGTtcatgctgctgctttACAAATTCATACCGCGCTTATCCCCCAAGGTGAGAAGCTGGGCATTATACCAGCAAAGTCCGATCCCAGGCCTTTTCTATCGCGACATCGTTGGTTTTATGGTTACATGCTACGTGCAGTTTTGGGTCGGCCGACACTTTTACAAAGCAGGGTTTAAATCCATCAAACACGGTAGTGGATCGATGGATACAATAGTGCTACTATCCACATTGTGCTCCTTTGCATTTTCACTATACTCGATTGCCAACAACATAATAAAAAAGTCCGATAAGCTGCCTAATGTTGTCTTTGATGCTTCCACAATGCTGATCGGCTTTATCTCGGTAGGCAAACTCCTTGAGAACAAGGCTAAATCGAGAACAAATACGTCTCTTTCCAAACTAATATCATTGGCCCCTTCCACATGCACAATAATTGAGAACGGTGAGCCAAGAGAAATCCCAGTTGAGTATCTACAGGTTGGCGATGTTGTTGAGATTAAGCCCGGAGCGCGCTTACCCACGGATGGCGTAATAATTCAGGGCGAAAGTGAAATTGATGAGTCTCTAATAACAGGAGAATCTCTTATGGTCCCTAGGTATAAGGGCTCTCCAGTCATTGCGGGATCTATTAACGGTCCTaatcattttcttttcaCCGCCACTAGTGTAGGTGATGACACAAAGCTATCTCACATTATACAAACCATGAAACAAGCGCAACTTAATAAAGCGCCAATCCAACATTATGCTGACTATCTCGCATCCAAGTTTGTGCCTACTATTCTCATGTTGGCTTTGATAACCTTTGCCACATGGCTTGTTCTCTCGCATGTCTTGTCTCAGCCTCCGGCGATATTCAACGATCCAAATGGTAAGTTTTTTGTCTGCCTTGAAATGACAATCTCTGTTATTGTTGTTGCCTGTCCATGCGCTCTGGGCTTGGCCGCACCCACAGCCATTATGGTAGGTACTGGGCTAGGCGCTCGTCATGGGGTTTTGATCAAAGGCGGAGACATTCTAGAGAAGTGCAATACACTGGGCACATTTTTGTTTGACAAAACAGGCACTTTGACCACTGGACACATGACAGTTCATGAATATTGTGCAATGGGTGGTTCTAGCTCGTTAAGCACTGAGCAGCTTCTATGCATAAATGCGGCTGAGGCTGTCAGCGAACACCCGGTCGCCAAGGCTTTGGTTGACTATACGTCTCAGCAATTGGCGGGGTGTAGTAAAACCGCTATCGTTACAAAAAGCCAAGTGGTCCTCAGTGGCGGGCTAATCTGCGACTGTGAGCTTGATGGTAAAAGCTATCATGTTGTCATCGGTAACAAAAATGTTTTACAGAGAGAATCGCTCCCTTCAGCTAGTAATAACACGGTGGCTTATGTCGAGATTGACGGCGAGGTTATTGGCAGGTTTGAGATAACCGATCTAATCAAAAAGGATGCGGCAGAAGTTGTTAAGTACCTTCAGGAAAAAGGCCATAGAGTTTGTATGGTTACGGGCGACAACCGAGATtctgctttgaaagctgcaGGGGAATTAGGCATAGAATCCAGCAATGTGTTCAGCGAACTGACTCCAACGGGCAAAAATCAATTGGTCAGAGATCTGCAGGAAGGTAGTGGTCAAAATGTTGCATTTGTTGGCGACGGCATAAACGACTCTCCTGCTCTAGTGACAAGCGACCTCGGCGTTTCCATATCTACAGGGACGGATATCGCCATGGAAGCTGCTGACCTCATTATTCTGAGCCGCTCAGATCACGAAAATGCCACTCTCCGCGAACTTGTATATGCACTTGACATTGCCCAGAAAACATTTCGTCGCGTAAAAATTAACTTCTTCTGGGCTTTGTGCTATAACCTGTTCATGCTTCCAATTGCTATGGGCGTTTTGGTCCCTTGGAATATCACACTAGATCCTATTGTAGCGGTTGCTTGTATGGCAGCTAGCTCTGTGAGCGTGGTTGGAAGTTCGTTGCTACTTAACGGCTGGAAGCCGCCAGCATTGGAGGTTTCTGCCAACACTGGCAACAGAAGTATGTGGTCTTCTCTGGCTAAGGTCTTCCGTGGACGCCATGATGCACAGCCTGATGATATAGAGTTGCAAGCTGGCTTAATACCACATGCAGCATCTTCGAATAGCTTAGAGGAATGA
- a CDS encoding hydroxyacylglutathione hydrolase (similar to uniprot|Q12320 Saccharomyces cerevisiae YOR040W GLO4 Mitochondrial glyoxalase II catalyzes the hydrolysis of S-D-lactoylglutathione into glutathione and D-lactate): MLRQIYQTRNMHVKVIKMRWMTGGVNYSYLLSTQDKTKSYLIDPAEPLEVIPALKTEEANTIEAVVNTHHHYDHSGGNGAMVAELHEIGVPQVQVICGSHSSPGATDIPKHLQEYKLGDLKVKCIRTPCHTQDSVCYYVADPQTGEKAIFTGDTLFTAGCGRFFEGTGEEMDVALNRRILDGVGEPNWDTTKVYPGHEYTKSNVKFVRQAVFKNRGENSSLDKLEQYCQKNEVTAGAFTLRDELAYNPFMRLDDPTVRDAVGDVKGSLSRAQVMEELRKMKNSM, translated from the coding sequence ATGCTGAGACAAATCTATCAGACAAGAAACATGCATGTCAAGGTAATTAAGATGAGGTGGATGACTGGGGGCGTCAACTACAGTTACTTATTGTCCACCCaagacaaaacaaagtCATACTTGATAGACCCAGCGGAGCCTCTCGAAGTTATCCCAGCGCTGAAGACGGAAGAGGCAAACACCATTGAGGCAGTGGTCAACACACACCATCACTATGATCATTCAGGCGGTAATGGTGCAATGGTTGCTGAGCTGCACGAAATTGGTGTTCCTCAGGTCCAGGTGATTTGCGGAAGTCATAGCTCCCCTGGAGCAACAGACATCCCTAAACACCTACAGGAGTACAAATTAGGAGACTTGAAGGTCAAGTGCATCCGGACGCCATGCCATACACAAGATTCGGTGTGCTACTACGTTGCGGACCCACAAACAGGCGAGAAAGCGATTTTCACGGGAGACACGCTGTTTACGGCGGGTTGTGGCAGGTTCTTCGAAGGGACTGGCGAGGAAATGGACGTCGCGCTGAACCGTCGGATTCTCGACGGCGTAGGGGAGCCAAACTGGGATACCACTAAGGTGTACCCCGGCCACGAGTATACTAAGAGTAATGTGAAATTTGTGCGCCAGGCCGTCTTCAAGAACCGCGGCGAGAACTCGTCTCTGGACAAGCTAGAACAATACTGCCAGAAGAACGAAGTAACTGCCGGTGCATTCACGCTTCGCGACGAACTTGCATACAACCCTTTCATGCGTCTGGACGACCCTACAGTGCGAGACGCCGTCGGCGACGTGAAGGGCTCGCTTTCCAGAGCACAAGTGATGGAGGAGCTGCGTAAGATGAAGAACTCTATGTAA
- the CUE5 gene encoding ubiquitin-binding protein CUE5 (weakly similar to uniprot|Q08412 Saccharomyces cerevisiae YOR042W CUE5 Protein containing a CUE domain that binds ubiquitin which may facilitate intramolecular monoubiquitination green fluorescent protein (GFP)-fusion protein localizes to the cytoplasm in a punctate pattern), whose amino-acid sequence MAESENKETVDEVSLSEETQATGAQAAPADATEQVAAAISGVGPEKPEGASEKPETELEKPSGASEKPQDATEEPEGSGKAPQANSEHDESEERPALPKRRDPTGDVIKNPILLQLTEAFPGIELKYINAVLIASQGVLDPAFNALLYLSDPSFEAEAAIPNIEPKAAAAAPAQPPVSKTQLEQDELLARQLDAQYNKSRARNVARSMEDERHARERRIRKRQQEYERRMAQSGRPLSPEEQQYYAELEELEEGENDFLSQLVDKDLPEFREKVGRQVQETGKRVNEWLSGFRKNWAQDPLQQSQYSQSPQQTAQRDFSTKSSSGSDYDTHGRPSHRTARFNSFGAKVGDDSVDSASRLASHGISLYNKDDDEINNDDDDDGDVAPQLPSRNKQKEVKPETTYIDTPENGTRKKWQPLPPEPINGTPSKVNATATKGRGNADADEEFLINTDDEL is encoded by the coding sequence ATGGCGGAATCCGAAAACAAGGAGACAGTGGACGAAGTATCCCTAAGTGAGGAAACTCAGGCAACCGGTGCGCAGGCAGCTCCAGCCGATGCGACTGAACAGGTTGCGGCTGCCATCTCGGGGGTTGGCCCGGAGAAGCCTGAAGGGGCGTCCGAAAAGCCTGAAACGGAGCTCGAGAAGCCTAGTGGGGCTTCCGAGAAGCCTCAGGACGCAACAGAGGAACCTGAAGGTTCCGGCAAGGCTCCTCAGGCTAACTCTGAACATGATGAAAGTGAGGAGCGTCCTGCTTTGCCAAAACGCAGAGACCCCACCGGTGACGTTATCAAGAACCCCATCCTTTTACAGCTAACCGAAGCTTTCCCCGGGATTGAGCTCAAATATATCAATGCTGTCCTTATAGCTTCGCAGGGTGTCTTGGACCCGGCTTTTAATGCGCTACTATACCTCTCGGACCCCAGCTTCGAGGCCGAGGCAGCAATTCCGAACATAGAGCCCAAGGCCGCCGCTGCAGCCCCTGCGCAGCCGCCGGTCTCGAAAACGCAGCTAGAGCAAGATGAGCTGCTGGCACGCCAACTCGATGCACAGTATAACAAGAGTCGTGCCCGCAATGTCGCCCGCAGCATGGAAGACGAGCGCCATGCGCGCGAGAGAAGGATTAGAAAACGTCAGCAAGAGTACGAGAGACGCATGGCCCAAAGCGGAAGGCCGCTGTCTccagaagagcagcaaTACTACGccgagcttgaagaactaGAGGAGGGTGAAAATGACTTCCTCAGCCAACTGGTGGACAAGGATCTGCCTGAATTCCGCGAGAAGGTCGGACGTCAGGTCCAGGAAACAGGGAAGCGTGTCAACGAGTGGCTCAGTGGTTTCCGCAAGAACTGGGCCCAAGACCCATTGCAGCAATCGCAGTACTCACAGTCTCCACAACAAACCGCGCAGCGCGATTTTTCGACAAAGAGTTCTTCCGGCTCTGACTACGACACTCATGGAAGACCAAGCCACAGAACTGCCAGGTTCAACTCCTTTGGTGCGAAGGTGGGCGACGACAGCGTTGACTCTGCCTCGCGTCTCGCCAGCCATGGCATTTCCTTGTACAACAAGGACGATGACGAAATcaacaacgacgacgacgacgacggGGATGTAGCACCACAGCTTCCTTCTAGAAATAAGCAGAAGGAAGTGAAGCCTGAGACAACATACATTGACACTCCAGAGAATGGCACACGTAAGAAGTGGCAGCCCCTGCCCCCAGAGCCTATTAACGGCACCCCTAGCAAAGTCAACGCTACGGCGACAAAGGGGAGAGGTAACGCGGACGCGGACGAGGAATTCCTCATCAACACCGACGACGAATTGTAA
- a CDS encoding KLTH0F16962p (conserved hypothetical protein), translating into MPPKTKAKVLRTSPHVKATFRYEENNDASGNACLKAHKCAAFYDLLTYNDLHRSFDSYLEGNDQRPLPMICKPGESKDFGVRVIPVSNPRLTRLNLAVTQLEFMPETADVFTNRGDLVDIALSFFPHFDNNFQKIRHVAHLRHGRLFIWHDAQRDDTFGSSKARDGWYSGYKFEDMCRHVWPQNTQTWTALPETNKDNNPLISLVELPLKKDVSTVMMAEYDLRLPGAKKPNGFVELKCFLPRLGNPDSVRWQELTNAEVLDLLVNKRSFMKFFKTCLQSRFSGCENLVYGIRNKKVNLVGVRKFHISEVEQKLQELEPRFYYRHYITALTSVGEFISFLFRECVDGEFYLITKRSVHSPLSVIRTPRQELMFQTAFTPGFESLLEKHEEQRNAFLKRSRPNFFGSRSEGRKDALEYKPVIAARKGGSSSLTSASRKMRKPKVPVADVQVDKLANDLQQTSLQDRSFSDPEAESRQTSNTKLVKSSTKPRKPRKAIVEE; encoded by the coding sequence ATGCCCCCGAAGACAAAGGCGAAAGTGCTGCGCACCTCTCCTCACGTCAAAGCAACTTTCAGGTATGAGGAGAACAACGACGCTTCTGGCAATGCCTGTCTGAAGGCACACAAGTGCGCTGCTTTCTATGACCTCTTGACTTACAACGATCTGCATAGAAGCTTCGACTCCTATCTCGAAGGCAATGATCAAAGGCCCTTGCCCATGATATGCAAGCCCGGTGAGTCCAAAGACTTCGGCGTAAGAGTCATTCCCGTCTCTAATCCAAGGCTCACGCGATTGAACCTAGCCGTAACACAGTTGGAATTTATGCCTGAAACAGCCGATGTCTTCACTAATCGCGGCGATCTGGTTGACATTGCACTGTCGTTCTTTCCCCACTTCGACAAtaactttcaaaaaataaggCATGTCGCTCATTTGAGACATGGTAGGCTGTTTATATGGCACGACGCGCAGCGCGATGATACTTTTGGCTCTTCCAAAGCAAGAGATGGGTGGTACAGCGGCTACAAGTTCGAAGATATGTGCCGACATGTGTGGCCTCAGAATACTCAGACATGGACTGCGCTACCGGAGACTAACAAGGACAACAACCCACTAATTAGCCTGGTTGAGCTTCCACTCAAGAAGGATGTTAGTACGGTAATGATGGCAGAGTATGATCTTCGACTCCCTGGCGCAAAAAAACCTAACGGCTTCGTTGAGCTTAAatgctttcttcctcggcTAGGCAATCCGGATAGCGTGCGGTGGCAGGAGTTGACAAACGCAGAAGTGCTTGATTTGTTGGTGAACAAAAGATCTTTTatgaagttcttcaagacGTGCTTACAATCGCGGTTCTCCGGTTGTGAAAATCTCGTTTACGGCATCAGGAATAAGAAGGTTAATCTTGTAGGTGTTCGAAAGTTCCATATATCAGAGGTTGAGCAAAAGCTACAAGAGTTAGAGCCAAGGTTTTACTATAGACATTACATCACGGCTCTCACGTCTGTTGGAGAATTTATTAGTTTCCTCTTCCGAGAATGCGTAGACGGAGAGTTCTACCTAATAACAAAGCGGTCAGTACATTCTCCGCTGAGTGTGATCAGAACGCCAAGGCAGGAGCTTATGTTCCAGACTGCTTTTACTCCAGGTTTTGAATCTTTGTTGGAGAAACACGAAGAGCAGAGAAACGCGTTTCTAAAGAGGTCGCGCCCGAACTTTTTTGGATCACGTTCGGAAGGACGCAAAGATGCGTTAGAATACAAGCCAGTGATTGCGGCCCGCAAAGGCGGCTCTTCATCCCTGACCAGCGCTTCCCGAAAAATGCGCAAGCCCAAAGTCCCTGTGGCCGACGTCCAAGTCGACAAACTGGCAAATGATTTGCAACAAACTAGTCTACAGGACAGATCATTCTCAGACCCTGAGGCTGAATCACGTCAAACTTCAAACACGAAATTGGTTAAATCTTCGACAAAACCTCGAAAGCCTCGAAAAGCAATTGTCGAAGAATGA